A window from Primulina huaijiensis isolate GDHJ02 chromosome 13, ASM1229523v2, whole genome shotgun sequence encodes these proteins:
- the LOC140956392 gene encoding uncharacterized protein: MQILHWLPNIASESPKVATFSPLVKKKGLQDRRTGSIVLHNERGLKRRRLKRVERVKLCCKSLNIFYFLQGKDITKTWSHHTFHPKRFASFRRRQNSVHSMKMKSEEISVAHMADSTATTYVGRKILPVTDITQSSAANCNDRRINGCSNEKVNGRKTKAISRMKELLRWATAAAKAEKGGKYIGRKVMHLRNKSILKTVPDYHQLSDEPPKIEFRWDMESFSTASSDAISTTYSMRINERVFASAEPSVNSTPLHARDRSCRGNWITTDSELGSHLP; this comes from the exons ATGCAG ATTCTTCATTGGCTCCCCAACATTGCCTCAGAGTCTCCCAAAGTGGCAACTTTTAGTCCCCTTGTCAAGAAAAAAGGTCTTCAAG ATAGAAGAACTGGATCGATCGTTTTGCATAACGAGCGAGGGCTTAAACGAAGGCGATTGAAGCGAGTGGAAAGGGTCAAGTTGTGCTGCAAGAGCTTAAACATTTTCTACTTCTTGCAAGGAAAAGATATCACAAAGACTTGGTCTCACCATACGTTTCACCCAAAAAGATTTGCAAGCTTTCGCAGAAGGCAGAATTCTGTCCATTCCATGAAGATGAAATCCGAAGAAATAAGCGTTGCACACATGGCCGATAGTACTGCTACAACTTATGTCGGGAGAAAGATCTTGCCCGTTACAGATATAACTCAATCATCCGCAGCAAATTGTAATGATCGACGCATCAACGGATGCTCGAATGAAAAGGTGAACGGGAGAAAAACGAAGGCCATTTCGAGGATGAAGGAGTTGCTGAGATGGGCTACTGCTGCTGCTAAGGCTGAAAAGGGAGGAAAATATATTGGTAGAAAG GTGATGCATCTTCGGAACAAATCAATCTTAAAGACAGTGCCAGATTATCATCAACTTAGCGACGAGCCCCCAAAGATCGAATTTAGATGGGATATGGAGAGTTTCTCCACTGCTTCTTCTGATGCGATTTCGACGACTTATTCGATGAGAATTAATGAAAGAGTATTTGCAAGTGCAGAACCTTCTGTGAACTCGACTCCTTTACATGCAAGAGATCGCTCTTGTAGAGGAAATTGGATCACCACAGATTCTGAAT TAGGATCTCATCTACCGTGA
- the LOC140990893 gene encoding F-box/kelch-repeat protein At3g24760-like, with protein MHTKHSISSTMKESDPHPCQKTNNSSLYSSPGFDFLGTDLIESILSRLPITSILRAASVCKLWNFIIHSSSFKTLVFDSRLFPSWLFLLGRNNHPLLAFDPESSDWIRFSTDTGLSRDSFIASSSFIFSHSPEKFSFRPVFDGRLCQTRPLAFPRCNPLIGVYYEPDFSKQARFIVVGGISLLNQEDCLAVEIFSPDENYRELCQPLNEIFQPGNSAQSLCSSLFKGKFFVYDKYSGFISSFDLKRRSWSNPKTLRPPGTLLSSLISIQNRLVLAGLCSTYNGGLEFIIWNIDERTLEFSEIAVMPRDLLSSLIDHESGQTLWNLKCGGLGRFVYVFIEEFSGNFPVCVWEMSDSGNGSWRGIPGFQIL; from the coding sequence ATGCACACAAAACATTCCATTTCATCCACAATGAAGGAATCTGATCCCCATCCATGTCAGAAAACCAATAATTCCTCGCTATATTCATCACCAGGCTTTGATTTCCTAGGAACAGACCTGATCGAATCAATTCTTTCCCGCCTCCCAATTACCTCCATTCTCCGAGCAGCTTCAGTCTGTAAACTATGGAATTTCATAATCCATTCTTCTTCCTTCAAAACGCTGGTATTCGATTCCCGGTTGTTTCCCAGCTGGCTCTTCCTTTTGGGGCGAAACAACCATCCATTATTGGCTTTTGATCCTGAATCCAGCGATTGGATTCGCTTTTCAACAGATACCGGTTTGTCGAGGGATTCGTTCATTGCGTCCAGTTCTTTTATCTTCTCCCATAGCCCCGAAAAATTCAGTTTCAGGCCTGTTTTTGATGGTCGTTTGTGCCAAACGAGGCCTCTCGCATTTCCGAGGTGCAACCCCCTGATTGGTGTGTACTATGAACCTGATTTCTCAAAACAAGCCAGGTTCATAGTAGTTGGTGGCATCAGCTTGTTGAATCAAGAGGACTGTTTGGCAGTGGAAATATTCAGTCCCGATGAGAATTATCGGGAACTTTGCCAGCCTTTAAACGAAATCTTCCAACCTGGAAACTCGGCTCAATCTCTCTGCTCATCTCTATTCAAAGGAAAATTCTTTGTCTACGACAAATATTCGGGTTTCATTTCTTCTTTCGACCTGAAAAGACGATCCTGGAGCAATCCAAAAACTCTCAGGCCTCCAGGGACCCTGCTTTCATCCCTGATCTCAATTCAGAATCGTTTAGTTTTAGCAGGATTATGCAGCACCTATAATGGCggccttgaatttattatctggAATATTGATGAGAGAACCCTGGAATTCAGCGAGATTGCAGTCATGCCTCGGGATTTGCTTTCAAGTCTGATCGATCATGAATCGGGACAGACATTATGGAACTTGAAATGTGGGGGTTTGGGTCGTTTTGTGTATGTATTTATTGAAGAATTTTCCGGGAATTTCCCAGTCTGTGTTTGGGAGATGAGTGATTCAGGAAATGGCAGCTGGAGAGGGATTCCAGGTTTCCAGATTCTGTGA
- the LOC140990894 gene encoding uncharacterized protein, which produces MDRYQKVEKPKPESLVNENEIRITSQGLVRNYISYATSLIQERRVKEIVLKAMGQAINKTVAIAEIIKRRMPRLHQDTAISSVSVTDTFEPIEEGLEIVEQTRHVSIISITLSLKELNKNSSGYQAPLHVNQTKPHYIYQPQPPPRQAHAVYNTDNRDNYGRGRGRSRGRGRDWNRGGYGNFQDNGGYPNWVRGGGRGGWSYNGGGYLRGRGGGGSGGGRGYNYGRGRMGNRQRGGGYQV; this is translated from the exons ATGGATAGATACCAAAAGGTGGAGAAGCCAAAGCCTGAATCTCTTGTCAATGAGAATGAGATTCGAATCACTTCTCAGGGTTTGGTTCGTAATTACATCAGCTATGCAACCTCCCTGATACAG GAGAGACGAGTGAAGGAGATTGTCTTGAAAGCAATGGGTCAAGCTATAAACAAGACTGTAGCTATTGCAGAGATCATTAAG AGAAGGATGCCTAGACTGCATCAGGACACTGCCATCAGTTCAGTGAGCGTAACTGATACTTTTGAACCCATTGAAGAGGGCCTTGAGAT TGTGGAGCAAACGCGTCATGTCTCAATTATTTCAATCACCCTTTCTTTGAAGGAGCTTAACAAGAATTCTTCTGG GTATCAAGCTCCATTGCATGTgaatcaaactaaaccacattACATCTACCAGCCACAACCACCCCCAAGACAAGCACATGCAGTGTACAACACCGATAACAGAG ATAATTATGGACGAGGAAGAGGTCGCAGCAGAGGGAGGGGGCGAGATTGGAATAGAGGTGGATATGGAAACTTCCAAG ATAATGGTGGATATCCAAATTGGGTCCGTGGTGGTGGACGTGGTGGTTGGAGTTATAATG GTGGGGGATACTTAAGAGGGAGAGGCGGAGGTGGAAGTGGAGGTGGCAGAGGCTATAACTATGGCCGTGGAAGGATGGGTAACCGTCAAAGAGGCGGTGGTTACCAAGTATAG